Within the Elusimicrobiaceae bacterium genome, the region CCGGACTGCGGCTATCCGCAGATGGAGGCGGTTACCGAGTTCGGCGCGGAACTTTATGATTATGTGCTGGGCATGGCGCCCGTGAAATAATACGGTTGCCGGGATTCCGCCCGGCGGATCGGCTCGCCCGACGCCGCCAGGCCGCGCGCGATGGACGCGCCTATGTTGCCGGCGCCCAGAACGGCGATTTTTTTCTGTTCCGCCTGCCCGAAAATGATTTTTTTCATTTGAACCCCTCCGAATTACAGAAACCAGCCGGATGAAATAGTAGCAAACAGCACGCCTGCCGCACAATCAAACACGGCAAATTTTGCTACACTAAAAGCGCGCCGGGGGCGGATGGCAATAAGGAGAACGGCAATGGTTATTGAATATGTCGGCAGTATTTTATTCTGGAGCGCGGTTTTCAATCTGGCGGTTCTGCTGGCGTGGTTCGGCGCGTTCGCGTGCGGCAGGGATTTTCTGTATCGCACGCATGCCCGCTGGTTCAAAATCAGCCCGGAGCAATTTGACGCGATTCATTATGCCGGCATGGCTTTTTATAAACTGCTGATCCTGTTTTTCAATGTCGCGCCTCTGCTGGCAATCTGGCTTGCCGCCTGAGCCGCCGGCGCCGGCGGCTGGGAAGCGTAAAAAATGAGAATCGCCGTCATTAACGGAAGTCCCAAAGGCGCCGACAGCGTCACCTTGCAGTATGTGAATTATCTGGCGTTGAAAAATCCCGGCCATACATTTACCGTTATCCACGCCGCGGCGCGGGCGCAGGAATTTGAAACCGAGCCCGGCGCCATGCGCGACGCGCTCGCAATCCTTTCTGACAGCGACGCGGTGGCCTGGTGCACCCCGGTTTATTACATGCTCGTGCCGGCCCAGCTCAAGCGGTTCATCGAGCTGCTTTTCGAAAACAGCGCCGGGCCGGTTCTGAAAGGCCGGCGCGCGTTCGCCCTGCTTACATCGGTTCATTTTTTCGACCAGCTCGCGGCGCAATACCTGGGTGAAATTTCCCGCGACCTCGGCCTGGAGTTTTTCGCCGCGCATTCCGGCGAGATGAACGACCTGCTTCAGCCGCAGGGGCGGCTTGCCGCCGAGGATTTTTTTCGGGATTTTCTGTGGTTTTCCGGGCGCAGCCTGCCGGTTGCCGGGCCGGGCCCTTGCGTGCCGTGCCCGGCGCGGGAAATTGCGGCCCGCGAGCAGGCCGAAAAGCCGGGCCGCAGGGCGCTGATCATGGTTTTCGATTCCCCGCAGAGCCGCGCCGCGGATATGGCGCGCGCTTACGCGGAGGCTGCTCCCGCCGCCTGTTCGGTTCAGTATATGGAGGAGCTCGACATTAAAGGCGGGTGTCTCGGGTGTATCCATTGCGGCTGGAACAACGAATGCGTTTATCAGGACGGGTTCGCCCGGTTTTTCGACAGGGAAGTTTCCGCCGCGGACACCGTGGTTTTCGCGTTGCCGGTTAAAGACAGGTTCTTCCCGGCCCTGTTCAAACGCTATCTCGACCGGACATTTTTCAAAGGGCATGTTCCAGTGCTGGCCGGCAAAACGCTGGTTTTTCTGGTGGAAGGCGATCTCAACGCCGCGCCGGTTGCGCTGGAATTCATTTATTCTTATGCTGAAAATTCCGGCGCGCGGCTTTGCGGAGTGGTGACCGATCGCGCGGATGATATCGCCGCCGGCCTTGCCGCCGCGGCGGCCGCCGCGGATTATTTCGCGGGCAGGAAAACCGGCGCGCCGCAGACCTACCGAAGTGCGGGCGCGGAAAAAATCTTCCGGGATATGCTGTATAACATGGATTTCGTTTTCCACGCCGATTACCTGTTTTATAAAAAATGCGGACTGTTCCGGTTTGCCAATCAGGAGCGCGGGGCGAAACTGGTTTCAACCGTCATCAGCCTGCTGTGCAGGTTTCCGCGGTTTCGCCGGGCATTCACGGCGGGCATGGTGAAGAACATGGCGGCGCAGCACAAGTCCGTAATTGAAAAACTGCGAAAACAGCGGGGCGGTGGCGATGGCATTTAACTTAAAAACCTGCCTTGACACGCTCGGCCTGCTGGGGCAGGCGGAACGGGAAGCGGGCGGACTGTATCGCGCGTGCGCGCTGCGCTGGCCGCAGCACGAGGAATTCTGGGGCAAACTCGCGCGCCGGGAAGACCAGCACGAGCAATATATCCTGATGCTTGCCACCCTGGTGGAGGCCACGCCGGATGAGTTTACGGCCGGCCGCCAGTTCAGCGCGGCCGCAATAGGCACGTTTATAAACGGCGTGCGGTCGAACGCCGCGAAAGTGGCGAAAGGGGAGCTGAATTCCCGGCAGGCGTTTTTCATCGCGCTCGACATTGAAAAGTCAATAATCAAACGGAATTTCTTTAAAGTGGTGGAAACCGGCAACAAGGAACTGCGCGGGTTCCTTTGCAAGGTGGCCGGAGAAGCGGACGAGCATGCCCGGGTCATTAACGAGGAACTGCGGAAATATTCGGAGCGGCAGCCGTAAAGGCTAACGGCCGCGGAACGTTGCGGCAAAAGCGCCGGGTTGCTGATTCTCAAGTCCGGGAAACGATTTTCAACGGGCCGCCGCGGCGGGTCGGCATCAGTCCGGGCCGCGTCATTCAGGGCGGCGCGGGGCCGGAAAACCGCAAAAACCTGACCGTGCCCGGCGATCCCGTCAGCACCGCCGCGCGGCTGGAAACAATCGCGAAACCGAATTCCCCGTGTATTTCCGAAATCACCTGGTCGTGCATAAAAACACGCGACGGGTTTGAATTTGCCGGCAGGGAATTGCTTAAAAGCAAGCGGGAGCCGATTCCGGTTTACCGGCTGATCGAAACGGCGCCATAACATGGTTGCGCAGCGGGCGAGCGGTGCGCGAAACCGTCAGTTTTCGATGCCGATCATGCGGCGCGGGTCGAACGCGCGCAGCAGGAAATCGCCAGGATTGTCACAAACCCGCTTCGGTTCGGTGACTTTTGAAAACAGCCAGCGCGCCGCCACACGCCCGGCGCAGGACACAAGCAGCAGCAGGACAAACGGATTTGCCGCGCCGGTCCAGCCGGGCAGCCGCTCGTAAAGCCATCCGCCGCACAGCCCGCCCGCAAACTGGGCCAGCCCTACGCTTACGCCCAGAAAAGCCAGATATCTGGTGCGCAGGTCCGGGGCGGCGCTGTCGTAAATGAAATTGATCGCGGCGCGCCCGTACGCCGCCCAGGCCGTGCCCGATGCCAGCTCGATCAGGAAAAGCAGGTACCATTTCGTGGTGCACATCCACAGCAGCGGAATGAGCGGGATCGCCGTCGCCGCGACCATGGCCACCCGGCGCGAGCCGTGCCGGTCGCACAGGCTGCCCCAATGCTGGGACATGATATAAAGCGTCATCTGCCCGGCCATGAGTATCGCGGCGTACTGCCAGTAGGCAAACCCCAGATCCCTGAGCATATAAACCGCGAAAAACGGACCTGCGATATAAACGGAAAACATCATTACCGCCGCCGCCAGCACAAACGCGGCGATATTGGAATTGCGGGCGCTGCCGAAAAATTCCAGATAGGTGCAGTTTGCCCCGCCGGTTTTCATGTGCGCCGGCTCGTACATTTTCGCGATATAGTGCGCGCTGCGCCAGCGCGCCAGCGCGCCGGCGAAGAAAAGTGCGGCAAAGCCGGCGTACTCGTGGCCGCCCGCCAAATGAAGAACACCGCCGGCGACCGCCACGAAAAAAGCAAGCGAAAAACCGAGCAGGCGTTCCCGCCAGCCGAGATAAAACCCGCGTTTGCCCGGCGGCAGATATTCCGCCATCAGGCTGACCCAGGGCGGATTGATCAGCAGGCCGGCCGACACATAGACCGCGACTGCCGCCATGAACACATACAGCGCAGTCCGTCCGCCCGGCAGGCAGCAGATCCCGCCCGCCGCGAGTGCCAGCGCCTGAGAGTGCGCGCCCAGCAAAATAATTTTTTTACGGCTTTTCGCCAGCCGCACCAGCCAGTCGGCCAGCAGGAGCAGCACCGCGCCCAGCAGCAGCGGAAACGACCGCACGAACCCCACTTCCAGCGCGCCGGCTCCGAGCATTATGGCGGCCGGCAGATAGTAGGAATCAACAAAACCGAACATGAACGACCAGCAGAATCCGTCTTTAAGAGAGGCGGTAAGGCTGGATTTTACCCGATTGCGTTTCATAGACGCCATTGCAAGCAAAAACTGTCAGAACTGCCGCCCGGCGGGGTTGCGGCAACGCCGGGGAGAAAGTTGCTAGGCCAAAACCGCCGTGCGCGCGTAACCTTTCGCGCCGGTTATTTTCACCCGCACAATGCGGCCGGGCACAAGCGGCGTTCTGGTCTTTATTTCCACATAACCGTCTATGTCCGGCGCGTCGCAGGGCATGCGGCCCGTGCGGGCGGTATCGGCGATAATATCGGTTTCGGTATTGAGCAGCCGGCGGTTGAGCCGGTCAACAACCCGGCTCTGCGCCTTGATCAGCGCCTCCGCGCGGGCCTGTTTCAGCGCCTGAGGAACCTGCTTTTTCATTGCCGCGGCGGGCGTGCCCGGTTCCCGCCAGTAAGTGAATACGCCCACATTTTCAAACTCGTTTGTTTCGATAAATTCAAGCAGGCTGTTAAAATCCCGTTCGGTTTCGCCGGGGAACCCGGTTATGAAATTGGTGCGGATCGCAATGCCGGGCACGAGCCGGCGGATCAGCCGCACTTTGTCGGCTAGCTGCAGGCCGGTGCAACGGCGGTTCATGGCTTTTAAAACACTGTCCGCCGAATGCTGGAGCGGCATATCCAGATACCGGCAGATTTTAGGACTGGAAGCCATGAATTCGAGCAGCGCGCGGTCAATTTTTTCAGGATAGACATACATCAGCCGGATCCAGTTGATTCCGTCAATTCCGGTCATTTTTTTCAGCAGAGAAAGGAGCGCCGGCCGGCCGTAAAGATCACTTCCGTAATTGGTGGTGTCCTGCGCGATCACGGAAATTTCAGTGACGCCGCGCAACGCCATATCGCGCGCTTCAAGCAGGATTTCCTCGACCGGCTTGGACCGGAACGGCCCGCGGATTTCCGGAATGGTGCAATAGGCGCAGCGGTTGTTGCAGCCGTCGGCGATTTTAAGGTAAGCCGAGTGCGGCGCGGTGGCCTGCGCCTTGTAGCGCGGCAAATGCAGGGTGGCCGGCGCCGGCCCGAAGCAGTGCTGCGATTTTTCCAGCAGCCGCGCTATTTTTTCGATCGCGCCAAGCCCGGCGAACACGTCCACGTCGGGAAACTGAGCCTGCAGAGCCGCCCCGTTTTTCTGCACCAGGCAGCCCGCCACCAGCACTTTTCCGATTCTGCCTTTGCGCTTGAGCGCGCATAACCGGCGGATTTCGCGTTCCGCCTCCGCGCGCGCGGGTTTTATGAACGCGCAGGTGTTGAGCAAAACGGCGTCGGCGCCAGATTCCTCCTGCACAAGCGTGTGGCCTTTGGCGAGCAGTGAGCCGAGCATTGTTTCCGTATCGGTCAGATTTTTCGGGCAACCCAGACTGATGACAAACACTGTGGACATGTGAATTCTCCCTGTTGAAATTATATCATTCCGGGCGAAATAAAAAACGCGCGGCCCGTCAGGGCCGCGCGTTTTCAGACAGTTCGTATTACTACCTGATTTCGAATTTTTCCGTGGTGCCGCCGAAAATTTCTTCGCCGGTCGAAACCATGCCTTGGCGCCGGAACGCCCATTTGACGTAATACTTGCCGGGTTTCAAGTCATTCATTTTGATCTGGAGTTCGTAGCTGTTCTGCGAGGAGAACGACACTTCGGCCTCGCCCTGCTTGCTGTCGGGCCACAGGAACACCGAGCGGTACAGTGTCGCGCCAATCTCCGTCTGGTCCGAGCCGTAGTATTCGGCCCATTTGTCCGCGAACCGCGCGGTCACGATACCGTTTCTTGCTTCCACTCCGGTTAACACAATGCCGTTTTCATCGGGTGAGGTGGGCAGTTTCGCGCCTGGTGTGAGCGTATAAAACCCGCCGTTGCGGTTGATCGCGTAGCTGTAGGCCGCCCGTTTTGTGTAGATGGAAAGCGACGGTCCTTTCAGGCAGACAGTAAACCGTTCCGTTTCCCACGGATACAATGACCGGTTCCCGAACGAGAGTTTTACCTGCTCGCTCCACGATCTGCCATATCTTCTGCTGGTGGCGCGTTTGGCGGCTGCGCTCTGCCGCGCTTCGGCGGCCAGTTCGTTCGCATCCGCCTTGACAATGGCTTCCTGCTCGGCTGCATAAGCCGCCGTATCTATGCTTGCCGCAAATTCCGGCAGATACCAGCGATGTCCGCCGCCGTTATGGTGATTGCTGCCACCACCGCCGGGGCCATGCGGGTTCGGAGCGGGGTGCGGATTCGGAGCGGGATGCGGGTTCGGACCGGGATGCGGCTGAGGCGGAGGCTGCACTTCCTCCTCCCAGCTTCTGAGAAGAACAAGCTCGGTTTCAAGTCCTGACGCGGAATTTATGTTAAAAGTATGGCAATCTTCCGTATAGTAACTGTAGAACGGAGTTTCCGGCACAGTTACTTTGTTATCTCCGATCTGCGCTTTGATTCCGGCCAGAATGGCCGAAGTGTCAAAGTCCTGCGCGGCAAGTGCTGTTGAGCCGCAAAACGCCGCGGGCGACGACATGAATAACGCCGCGGTTACTGCCGATATGGTTTTTTTCATTACGCTCTCCTCCCTGTCTTTTACGCATTCTCTTGCTATAGAGTAACATTCGCCGCAACATGATATAAGCGGCTAAGGACCCGATTTTTTACAGGCAAAGGGCCTGACGCCGTTTAGGACTCATGGACAGGGGTTTTCGCAAGTCATTGAGAATGCCGCCGTTTTATCCGGCTGCGGCGCGATACGCGGCCAGCGCGGATGGAAAAGGTTCCAGCACCCGCTCCAGCACATTTTTTGACCAGGAAATTGCGAGACCGTAATTGGTTATCGGCACGTTCGCTTTTTTTGCGCGGGACAGGCGCAGCAGCATGTCGCGCCGGGTCTGCATACAGCCGCCGCACTGTATTATAAGGGAATAGTCATCCAGGTTATCGGGAAAATCGCGCCCGCACGCGGTATCGAACCGCAGTTCCCCGCCGATTTTTTCGCTTAGCCAGCGCGGAATTTTCCGGCGGCCGATATCTTCTTCAACCGGGTGGTGGCTGCAGGATTCCGACACCAGCACCCGCGCGCCAGGTTTTAACCGGTCAAGCGCGGCGGTATTGGCGGCCATTTCGTCAAGATCGGCTTTCAGCCGCGCGAACAGGATGGAAAAAGTGGTGACTTTTACGCAGACGGGCGTGTCGCGCGCGACCCGGTCAACGGCCTGGCTGTCGCACACGACAAGATCCGGCGGCGTGTTCAGGCGCTGAAGCAGAAGCGGGTATTGCGTTTCGCGCGCTATGGCGCACGCGCAGGCGTTGTCAAGCGCGTCGCGGATCGCCTGCACCTGAGGCAGTATGATGCGCCCTTTGGGAGCCTGCGAGTCTATGGGAATAACCAGCGCCGCCAGTCCGTTTTTCGGAACCAGATCGCCCAGAATCGGCGGCGGCGCGATGAAGTCTTCCGGCACGCATTCGATCAGCAGTTCCTTGAACCGCCGCAGATATGGATCCCGGTCGGTTCCCGGCGCGCAGGACACCGTAAAATACCGTCTGTTTTCGAGTTTCGCTTGCACGGCGTCTGACAGCGGGATAAGGTCCGTCTTGTTCACCGCCACGATAAGCGGCGCGTTTTTGGCGAGCGATTCTGCCGCTATGCGGTCTTCAAACCCGCCCCAGCTGTCGCCCTCGACAACCAGCAGCATCACATCGGCCCTGTCGAGCGCTTTTTCCGTGCGGCTGACGCGCGCGGCGCCTAGCGCGGTCGGGTCGTCAAGACCGGCAGTGTCGAGAAACACCACCGGCCCGACCGGCAGCAGTTCCATTGTTTTCTCCACGGTGTCGGTAGTCGTGCCGGCTATGGCGGACACAAGCGCCGCGTCCTGCCCGGACAGCAGATTGAGCAGGCTGGATTTGCCCGTGTTCGTGCGGCCGAAAATGCCTATATGCAGGCGAAGCGATTTCGGAGTTGTTTTCATAAGGTCAGAAGCAGAGGTCCCGCTCTCCTTTCCGGATGCGCGCATAGTAATCGTTTAGGGTGGCGAGCATTTCGCCGCTGAACTCGCCCGGCGCGCGCGCTTTGATTTCCGCCAGTTCCGCCGCGATGACGCGTTCCCCGGCGGCTTTTGTCTGCGGCGAGGCGAAGTCGTCGAGCCATTCGCGGAAAGTAAGCACCGCGTTGAGCTTGCAGAACCGCCCTTCCCGGCCGGTCCGCAGCATGTTCATGATATGGTCGCCGGTACGCCCGCAGCGGTAGCCGGCGGTGCAGAACGAGGTGATATGGCCCGTGTCGGCCAGCTCGCGGATAACTTCGTCGAGACTGCGCGTGTCGCCCAGAATAAACTGCTGTTTCTCGCTTTTCTGGGCGGGATCGCGGTCGCTGTAGGCGCCGATGCCGATCCGGGTGGACGCGTCGCGCTGGGTGCACATGGGCAGGACTGACCGGATAATTTCCGGCTTCTCCCGCACGGTCACGATCAGCCCGGCGTAGGGGATGGATAACCGCAGCACGCAGACCAGTTTCTTAAAATCTTCGTCGGACACGCGGTACGGAGAATTCTCGCTCAGCTCGTTTCCGCACGCCGGTTCAAGCCGCGGCACCGACACGGTGTGCGGCCCGATCCCGAACCGTTTTTCCATGTCGCGCGCGTGTTCCAGAAGGCCGAGCGTCTCGAATTTCCAGTCATACAGGCCGAACAGCGCGCCGATGGCCACATCGTCCACGCCCGCTTCCTGCGCGCGGTGCAGGCCGTACAGCCGCCACCGGTAATCGCTTTTAACGGTGCCGGCCGGATGCACGCGCGCGTAAGTGGCGCGATGGTAGGTTTCCTGAAAAATCTGGAAAGTGCCTATCCCGGCCTGTTTCAGCAGCCGGTAGTCAGCCACGCACAGCGGCGCGGCGTTAAGATTGACGCGGCGGATCTCGCCGGCCCCGTTTCCG harbors:
- a CDS encoding NAD(P)H-dependent oxidoreductase, with protein sequence MRIAVINGSPKGADSVTLQYVNYLALKNPGHTFTVIHAAARAQEFETEPGAMRDALAILSDSDAVAWCTPVYYMLVPAQLKRFIELLFENSAGPVLKGRRAFALLTSVHFFDQLAAQYLGEISRDLGLEFFAAHSGEMNDLLQPQGRLAAEDFFRDFLWFSGRSLPVAGPGPCVPCPAREIAAREQAEKPGRRALIMVFDSPQSRAADMARAYAEAAPAACSVQYMEELDIKGGCLGCIHCGWNNECVYQDGFARFFDREVSAADTVVFALPVKDRFFPALFKRYLDRTFFKGHVPVLAGKTLVFLVEGDLNAAPVALEFIYSYAENSGARLCGVVTDRADDIAAGLAAAAAAADYFAGRKTGAPQTYRSAGAEKIFRDMLYNMDFVFHADYLFYKKCGLFRFANQERGAKLVSTVISLLCRFPRFRRAFTAGMVKNMAAQHKSVIEKLRKQRGGGDGI
- a CDS encoding NAD(P)-binding domain-containing protein, translated to MKKIIFGQAEQKKIAVLGAGNIGASIARGLAASGEPIRRAESRQPYYFTGAMPST
- a CDS encoding MFS transporter, giving the protein MKRNRVKSSLTASLKDGFCWSFMFGFVDSYYLPAAIMLGAGALEVGFVRSFPLLLGAVLLLLADWLVRLAKSRKKIILLGAHSQALALAAGGICCLPGGRTALYVFMAAVAVYVSAGLLINPPWVSLMAEYLPPGKRGFYLGWRERLLGFSLAFFVAVAGGVLHLAGGHEYAGFAALFFAGALARWRSAHYIAKMYEPAHMKTGGANCTYLEFFGSARNSNIAAFVLAAAVMMFSVYIAGPFFAVYMLRDLGFAYWQYAAILMAGQMTLYIMSQHWGSLCDRHGSRRVAMVAATAIPLIPLLWMCTTKWYLLFLIELASGTAWAAYGRAAINFIYDSAAPDLRTRYLAFLGVSVGLAQFAGGLCGGWLYERLPGWTGAANPFVLLLLVSCAGRVAARWLFSKVTEPKRVCDNPGDFLLRAFDPRRMIGIEN
- the hydG gene encoding [FeFe] hydrogenase H-cluster radical SAM maturase HydG, with translation IREESDRYLVNGRDFIDDNKLQSLLRGAPPDAARVRGILAKAREINTLEPAETAALLNVSDPVLWDEMFAAAAEVKRRVYDNRVVTFAPLYCSNLCVNNCLYCGFRSGNSEAQRRCLSLDEIRRETEVLAGEIGHKRLVLVYGEHPSTGAEYIAETMRAVYGVKVKTGNGAGEIRRVNLNAAPLCVADYRLLKQAGIGTFQIFQETYHRATYARVHPAGTVKSDYRWRLYGLHRAQEAGVDDVAIGALFGLYDWKFETLGLLEHARDMEKRFGIGPHTVSVPRLEPACGNELSENSPYRVSDEDFKKLVCVLRLSIPYAGLIVTVREKPEIIRSVLPMCTQRDASTRIGIGAYSDRDPAQKSEKQQFILGDTRSLDEVIRELADTGHITSFCTAGYRCGRTGDHIMNMLRTGREGRFCKLNAVLTFREWLDDFASPQTKAAGERVIAAELAEIKARAPGEFSGEMLATLNDYYARIRKGERDLCF
- the hydF gene encoding [FeFe] hydrogenase H-cluster maturation GTPase HydF, whose translation is MKTTPKSLRLHIGIFGRTNTGKSSLLNLLSGQDAALVSAIAGTTTDTVEKTMELLPVGPVVFLDTAGLDDPTALGAARVSRTEKALDRADVMLLVVEGDSWGGFEDRIAAESLAKNAPLIVAVNKTDLIPLSDAVQAKLENRRYFTVSCAPGTDRDPYLRRFKELLIECVPEDFIAPPPILGDLVPKNGLAALVIPIDSQAPKGRIILPQVQAIRDALDNACACAIARETQYPLLLQRLNTPPDLVVCDSQAVDRVARDTPVCVKVTTFSILFARLKADLDEMAANTAALDRLKPGARVLVSESCSHHPVEEDIGRRKIPRWLSEKIGGELRFDTACGRDFPDNLDDYSLIIQCGGCMQTRRDMLLRLSRAKKANVPITNYGLAISWSKNVLERVLEPFPSALAAYRAAAG
- a CDS encoding adenylate/guanylate cyclase domain-containing protein translates to MRQKRRVADSQVRETIFNGPPRRVGISPGRVIQGGAGPENRKNLTVPGDPVSTAARLETIAKPNSPCISEITWSCIKTRDGFEFAGRELLKSKREPIPVYRLIETAP
- the rimO gene encoding 30S ribosomal protein S12 methylthiotransferase RimO produces the protein MSTVFVISLGCPKNLTDTETMLGSLLAKGHTLVQEESGADAVLLNTCAFIKPARAEAEREIRRLCALKRKGRIGKVLVAGCLVQKNGAALQAQFPDVDVFAGLGAIEKIARLLEKSQHCFGPAPATLHLPRYKAQATAPHSAYLKIADGCNNRCAYCTIPEIRGPFRSKPVEEILLEARDMALRGVTEISVIAQDTTNYGSDLYGRPALLSLLKKMTGIDGINWIRLMYVYPEKIDRALLEFMASSPKICRYLDMPLQHSADSVLKAMNRRCTGLQLADKVRLIRRLVPGIAIRTNFITGFPGETERDFNSLLEFIETNEFENVGVFTYWREPGTPAAAMKKQVPQALKQARAEALIKAQSRVVDRLNRRLLNTETDIIADTARTGRMPCDAPDIDGYVEIKTRTPLVPGRIVRVKITGAKGYARTAVLA